The Xiphophorus hellerii strain 12219 chromosome 5, Xiphophorus_hellerii-4.1, whole genome shotgun sequence genome window below encodes:
- the LOC116720317 gene encoding lipopolysaccharide-induced tumor necrosis factor-alpha factor homolog has translation MEPPSYEEANSHCSIQSPGQHNHSSPPAYTSTHSPSTPPPTYGEAVYPSAFPVLTPPSGQTAVATLSENSRVTVHPLIQIGERASRGSRAPTVVVVSQPQPVPIILNSLRDSPGFVRCPHCLELVTSNVTYAAGRTAVCSCVIMALMGLFCGFCLIPLCMRGLQDAHHSCPQCGEKLYVYER, from the exons ATGGAACCACCTTCATATGAGGAAGCCAACAGCCATTGCTCCATTCAGTCTCCAGGACAACATAACCACTCCTCTCCTCCAGCCTATACCTCCACCCACTCCCCATCTACACCTCCTCCAACGTATGGAGAGGCCG tttaccCAAGTGCTTTTCCTGTCTTGACTCCACCCTCTGGGCAAACTGCTGTGGCTACATTATCTGAAAACTCCAGAGTCACAGTCCACCCACTTATACAAA TTGGTGAACGAGCCTCCAGAGGCAGCAGAGCTCCGACAGTAGTGGTCGTGTCCCAGCCGCAGCCAGTTCCCATCATACTGAACAGTCTGAGAGACTCTCCTGGATTTGTTCGCTGTCCTCACTGCCTCGAGCTTGTCACCAGTAACGTTACGTATGCCGCTGGGAGGACTGCTGTGTGCTCATGTGTCATTATGGCATTAATGGG GTTATTCTGTGGTTTCTGTCTGATTCCACTGTGCATGAGAGGACTGCAAGATGCACATCACTCCTGTCCACAATGTGGCGAGAAACTGTACGTTTATGAAAGATGA